Proteins co-encoded in one Deltaproteobacteria bacterium genomic window:
- a CDS encoding glycosyltransferase family 39 protein: MRSNALVYVISILVAMVIGWSVFNPSYSGSIEYMIMLVFFIMIAWTILIAFVPNPKERGYLISIFLVALFLRILVSLLVHALLPPGYFAPDEVGTLWTGKMIAESWSGSAMPPTVSIISSGIYYFAGSIFYIFGYKPNILFLLANFLGAMTALNAYFITKRLFNEQSARYSAMVVTILPSLILWSSMPLKDVYSQFFITSIIHLTLRIKERFRISNLALIFGLLALIGFVRGYLVIIILMAVAATFIPVRKETFIRNAIVIAIFAISFSLFFSSYAAKAIPKYGEKSEGILQTMQQTRSGFYTGGSKMLGHVNIADPVNAMMYSPLLLTVFFLAPFPWDISGSIIHNLATMESLVWYFFFYYAIKGIIWSFKEGNFDVMPVLVMIGVLSIAYALAISNLGAAYRFRAQVSVLLLVFSGYGLYLRKQEHKKKYAMPVEPNISSSSPHPPNKW, encoded by the coding sequence ATGCGTTCCAATGCCCTTGTATATGTAATCTCCATCTTAGTGGCCATGGTAATTGGCTGGTCGGTGTTTAATCCGAGCTACAGCGGGTCGATAGAATATATGATCATGCTTGTTTTTTTTATCATGATCGCATGGACTATCCTTATAGCCTTTGTGCCTAACCCCAAGGAGCGCGGGTATCTTATCTCCATATTTCTTGTAGCCTTGTTTTTAAGAATACTTGTCTCCCTGCTTGTTCATGCCTTGCTCCCCCCTGGCTATTTCGCACCGGATGAGGTTGGTACACTATGGACTGGAAAAATGATCGCTGAATCATGGAGCGGTTCTGCCATGCCTCCTACTGTAAGTATTATAAGTAGCGGTATATACTATTTTGCCGGATCTATATTTTATATCTTTGGGTACAAACCCAATATCTTGTTTTTACTTGCAAACTTTCTCGGTGCAATGACAGCTTTAAATGCCTATTTCATAACAAAGCGGCTATTCAATGAACAGTCTGCACGCTATAGTGCAATGGTGGTAACTATCTTGCCGTCACTCATTCTTTGGTCATCTATGCCGTTAAAGGATGTTTATTCCCAGTTTTTCATTACGTCCATTATTCACCTTACCTTAAGGATTAAAGAGCGATTTAGAATAAGCAACCTCGCGCTTATTTTTGGTCTGCTTGCACTTATTGGATTTGTCAGAGGGTATCTGGTTATTATCATATTAATGGCAGTTGCCGCTACATTTATCCCTGTACGTAAAGAAACCTTTATAAGAAATGCAATTGTTATAGCTATCTTTGCCATATCGTTTAGCCTGTTTTTTTCATCATACGCGGCAAAAGCTATACCCAAATACGGCGAAAAATCTGAAGGTATATTACAAACAATGCAACAAACCAGAAGCGGATTTTATACCGGCGGTTCAAAGATGCTCGGACACGTAAATATTGCAGATCCGGTTAATGCTATGATGTATTCTCCTTTGCTCTTGACAGTATTTTTTCTTGCTCCTTTTCCATGGGACATCTCAGGAAGTATAATTCATAACCTTGCAACTATGGAGAGTTTGGTGTGGTATTTCTTTTTCTATTACGCAATAAAAGGCATTATATGGTCATTTAAAGAGGGCAATTTTGATGTGATGCCTGTGCTTGTCATGATCGGAGTGCTATCCATTGCATACGCACTGGCAATTTCGAACCTCGGTGCTGCATACCGTTTCAGGGCACAGGTCTCCGTACTTTTATTAGTATTCAGTGGCTATGGATTGTATTTGAGGAAGCAGGAGCACAAAAAGAAATATGCGATGCCTGTCGAACCAAATATTTCGTCTTCCTCTCCCCATCCCCCTAACAAGTGGTAG
- a CDS encoding class I SAM-dependent methyltransferase: MEDKSAQDGITLHNKQAQLFRNRYLIFNKDPYLSTFTYGRKKIDEILYKYLVKYSPPREVLDIGCGTGYTLKALKAQGYHCTGVDGAEEMVKIAIQENPDIPILHSDATHLPLQDEAYDIIIAIELLRYIPDRIRAIQEMFRVLKKGGICFVTVAPLLSTHGYAGFNFLNSKLMLPGFSNLRQYFETTHSITKKFKIAGFNDIKVEACFYGPFLWLGKILPKNMFAKILRIYEPIDDFFSRFPFLRNFANHMIVIATK; this comes from the coding sequence ATGGAAGATAAAAGCGCACAAGATGGTATAACTTTACATAATAAACAAGCCCAGCTTTTTAGAAATAGGTATTTAATCTTTAATAAAGACCCTTATCTTTCTACTTTTACATATGGGCGGAAAAAAATTGATGAGATACTCTACAAATATTTGGTAAAATATTCGCCACCACGTGAAGTATTGGATATAGGATGTGGAACTGGTTACACATTAAAAGCCCTTAAGGCACAAGGATATCATTGTACCGGAGTTGATGGAGCAGAAGAAATGGTAAAAATAGCAATACAGGAAAATCCAGACATACCAATACTGCATAGTGATGCAACTCATTTACCATTACAAGATGAAGCTTACGATATAATCATTGCTATAGAGCTGTTACGTTATATCCCCGATAGAATAAGAGCAATTCAAGAGATGTTTCGTGTTTTAAAAAAAGGAGGAATCTGTTTTGTTACTGTGGCTCCCTTGTTGTCCACACACGGGTATGCCGGATTTAATTTCTTAAATAGTAAGCTTATGCTTCCTGGTTTTTCTAATCTTAGGCAGTATTTTGAAACAACTCATTCTATTACAAAAAAATTTAAAATAGCTGGGTTTAACGATATAAAAGTTGAAGCATGTTTTTATGGCCCTTTTCTTTGGCTTGGAAAGATACTCCCCAAGAATATGTTTGCTAAGATATTAAGAATCTATGAACCTATAGATGATTTTTTTAGCCGTTTTCCTTTTTTAAGGAATTTTGCAAATCATATGATTGTAATTGCAACGAAATAG
- a CDS encoding polysaccharide deacetylase family protein: MNNRKPWDIPTFVISIDTELAWGSFDHKDFENIKWKFEGERKVINKLLSLLEKYTITATWAIVGHLFLDSCSISNGIKHREIIRPQYSWYKKDWFEKDPTSNIKDEPIWYGKDIVEWIRNSKTEQEIACHSFSHIIFGDPGCSAETAESDIGACINIAQEIGMSFKSFIFPRNAEGCLSVLKQYGFTAYRGMDKTWFYDIQQKKLQKIFHYLDELLMISPRSVQIEEPLEGLFNIPGSMLYLAKDGVRSFIPVSFRVKKAKKGIDKAIKNKEIFHLWFHPFNLVGHYEDKMLSAFEEILQYANVKKKEGILKIMTMQQIVERYTNGR; this comes from the coding sequence ATGAATAATAGAAAACCCTGGGATATACCTACATTTGTCATATCTATTGACACAGAACTTGCTTGGGGCAGTTTTGATCACAAAGATTTTGAAAATATAAAATGGAAGTTTGAAGGAGAACGTAAAGTAATAAATAAATTACTTTCCCTTTTAGAAAAATACACTATTACAGCAACATGGGCTATTGTTGGGCATCTTTTTTTAGATAGTTGTTCGATATCGAATGGCATTAAACATCGGGAAATCATAAGACCACAATATTCGTGGTATAAAAAAGATTGGTTCGAAAAAGACCCGACTTCTAATATTAAAGATGAACCAATATGGTATGGTAAGGATATAGTAGAATGGATAAGAAACAGTAAAACTGAACAAGAAATAGCCTGTCATTCTTTTTCGCATATTATTTTTGGTGATCCTGGATGCAGTGCTGAGACTGCTGAATCAGATATTGGTGCGTGCATTAATATAGCACAGGAGATTGGAATGAGTTTTAAAAGTTTTATTTTTCCCAGGAATGCAGAAGGGTGTTTGTCTGTGTTAAAACAATATGGTTTTACTGCATATAGAGGAATGGATAAAACTTGGTTTTATGATATTCAACAAAAAAAACTACAAAAAATATTTCATTATCTGGATGAATTACTTATGATATCCCCTAGGAGTGTACAGATAGAGGAACCGCTGGAGGGGCTTTTTAATATTCCCGGCTCTATGTTATATTTGGCAAAGGATGGTGTAAGAAGTTTTATACCTGTAAGTTTCAGAGTTAAAAAAGCTAAAAAGGGGATAGATAAAGCGATTAAAAATAAAGAAATATTCCACTTATGGTTTCACCCATTTAATTTGGTAGGACATTATGAGGATAAAATGCTCTCAGCGTTTGAAGAAATTTTGCAATATGCTAATGTGAAAAAAAAAGAGGGAATATTAAAGATTATGACAATGCAACAAATTGTAGAGAGGTATACAAATGGAAGATAA